The following proteins are co-located in the Desulfonauticus submarinus genome:
- the cobI gene encoding precorrin-2 C(20)-methyltransferase, giving the protein MTNRGHFYAVGVGPGSPDLLTLRAVDIISKADVLICPASAKKNESLALNIIKPWIKKQKIELVKYPMRKDVGGTWNLWEHVAKRVKKGCEQGKIIAQITLGDPLFYSTSCYLLTSLEKIFPKSHIHVVPGITAFQATGAKFGLPFVWQEDSFMVMPASDLQRIEQAISWCETLVLYKVGKVLKEVLFLLDKYNLFPSSYLAAYVEQEGEYLISNLKKDLTLPGYLVTLIIQTGHKSWNYKK; this is encoded by the coding sequence ATGACTAATAGAGGACATTTTTATGCTGTTGGAGTAGGGCCAGGTAGTCCTGACTTACTTACCTTAAGAGCAGTAGATATAATTTCTAAAGCAGATGTGTTAATTTGTCCTGCTTCAGCTAAAAAAAATGAAAGTTTGGCTTTAAATATTATTAAGCCTTGGATAAAGAAACAGAAAATAGAACTTGTTAAATATCCAATGCGCAAAGATGTTGGCGGTACTTGGAATTTGTGGGAGCATGTGGCCAAGAGAGTAAAGAAAGGTTGTGAACAAGGAAAAATTATTGCCCAGATTACATTAGGAGATCCTTTATTTTATAGTACTAGTTGTTATTTATTAACTTCATTAGAAAAAATTTTTCCTAAAAGCCATATTCATGTTGTTCCTGGTATTACAGCTTTTCAAGCGACAGGAGCGAAGTTTGGTTTGCCCTTTGTTTGGCAAGAAGATAGCTTTATGGTTATGCCAGCATCTGATTTACAAAGAATAGAACAGGCTATTTCTTGGTGCGAGACTTTGGTGTTATATAAAGTAGGTAAAGTTTTAAAAGAAGTTCTGTTTTTATTAGATAAATACAACTTGTTCCCTTCTAGTTACTTAGCAGCATACGTAGAACAAGAAGGAGAATATTTAATTTCTAATCTTAAAAAAGATTTGACCCTGCCGGGTTACCTTGTCACTTTAATCATTCAAACAGGGCATAAAAGTTGGAATTATAAAAAATAA
- the cbiD gene encoding cobalt-precorrin-5B (C(1))-methyltransferase CbiD, producing MRFGLSTGTYAAALAKAGTLALVKKIFVPKVWILLPEGMWVQIPVKTSKIGKGVLVSTVKDAGDDPDITHGLELQCRLELRKDSKIRFNKGKGLGIITKPGLALPIGEVAINPVPRNMIKKAIRQVFLGGVNLTFIIPKGEEIAAKTFNPRLGIKGGISILGTSGRVRPFSLKAIQETIRLHLNSLLQQEIKTIVLVPGRIGEKAAQKLGFNNIVEVSNEWQTAFDYLQKKDLKQIIIVGHPGKLLKFLQNDFDTHSKRSKSAVPILEKYLFELFELKVKLNTVEQGFKILNNSQKRKCATFLANLLKIKIKTTFCLQSEVCVYLIDYKSNVLNF from the coding sequence ATGCGCTTTGGACTTAGTACAGGCACTTATGCTGCAGCCTTAGCTAAGGCAGGTACGCTTGCTTTAGTGAAGAAAATTTTTGTTCCAAAGGTATGGATACTCTTGCCTGAAGGTATGTGGGTACAGATTCCTGTTAAAACTTCTAAAATTGGGAAAGGGGTTTTGGTTTCTACTGTTAAAGATGCTGGCGATGATCCTGATATAACTCATGGTTTAGAATTACAATGTAGATTGGAGCTTAGAAAAGATTCTAAGATTAGATTTAATAAAGGCAAAGGTCTTGGAATTATAACTAAACCAGGGCTTGCTTTACCTATTGGAGAGGTTGCTATAAATCCTGTGCCTAGAAATATGATTAAAAAGGCTATCAGACAAGTATTTTTAGGTGGAGTTAATTTGACTTTTATTATTCCTAAAGGAGAAGAGATAGCTGCAAAGACTTTTAATCCTAGGCTTGGTATTAAAGGGGGAATTTCTATTTTAGGAACAAGCGGTAGAGTGAGGCCTTTTTCTTTAAAAGCAATTCAAGAAACTATTCGTCTTCATTTAAATAGTCTTTTACAACAAGAAATAAAAACAATAGTATTAGTGCCTGGTCGAATAGGAGAAAAGGCAGCTCAAAAACTTGGGTTTAATAATATTGTTGAAGTTAGTAATGAGTGGCAAACAGCATTTGATTATTTGCAAAAGAAAGATTTAAAACAGATTATTATTGTTGGTCATCCTGGCAAGTTGTTAAAATTTTTACAGAATGACTTTGATACCCACAGCAAACGTTCTAAATCTGCAGTGCCTATTTTAGAGAAGTATTTATTTGAGTTATTTGAATTGAAAGTAAAGTTGAATACAGTGGAACAAGGGTTTAAAATTTTAAATAATTCTCAGAAAAGAAAGTGTGCAACTTTTTTAGCTAATTTGTTAAAAATAAAAATAAAAACTACTTTTTGTCTTCAAAGTGAAGTATGTGTTTATCTTATTGACTATAAAAGTAATGTATTAAATTTTTAA
- the cobJ gene encoding precorrin-3B C(17)-methyltransferase, producing MERCERCVGKGKLYVLGIGPGSREYRTLRAEKILNRVDVLVGYEKYIELIKDHVKDKEVISSGMKKEIWRVEQACKRVLEGKVVALISSGDAGIYGMAGLVLEVMDRDNLKFDLEIVPGVSAGQFLAARVGAPLMLDFACISLSDLLVPWETIEKRLKALAKSDLVTVIYNPKSKKRTWQLKEALNIFSSVRGQEIWVAVGKNLSLTTEKYYIVLLKDLKLDSIDMRTTLIIGNYQTQKIGNFLMTLRGYSAKWGENLFQRNSEMDIFKKE from the coding sequence ATGGAAAGGTGTGAGCGTTGCGTTGGCAAAGGAAAGTTGTATGTGCTTGGAATAGGTCCTGGGAGTAGAGAATATCGTACTTTGAGAGCAGAGAAAATTTTAAATCGAGTTGATGTTTTAGTGGGATATGAAAAGTATATTGAGTTGATAAAAGATCATGTTAAAGACAAAGAGGTTATTTCTTCAGGAATGAAGAAGGAAATATGGAGAGTAGAGCAAGCATGTAAGAGAGTTTTAGAAGGTAAGGTTGTTGCCTTAATCTCATCTGGAGATGCGGGTATTTATGGTATGGCTGGACTTGTTTTAGAAGTTATGGATAGAGATAATTTAAAATTTGATTTGGAAATTGTACCTGGAGTAAGTGCAGGTCAATTTTTAGCCGCCAGGGTGGGAGCACCTTTGATGCTAGATTTTGCTTGTATTAGTTTAAGTGATTTGCTTGTGCCCTGGGAGACAATAGAAAAACGTCTTAAAGCTTTGGCCAAAAGTGATTTAGTTACAGTTATATATAATCCTAAAAGTAAAAAAAGAACATGGCAATTGAAAGAGGCCTTAAATATTTTTAGTTCAGTACGAGGACAAGAAATTTGGGTTGCAGTGGGGAAAAATTTAAGCTTAACTACTGAAAAATATTATATTGTGTTGCTTAAAGATTTAAAATTAGATTCGATAGATATGCGCACAACTTTAATTATTGGCAACTATCAAACCCAGAAAATAGGAAATTTTTTAATGACTTTGCGTGGATATTCTGCAAAGTGGGGAGAAAACTTGTTTCAAAGAAATTCAGAAATGGATATTTTTAAAAAGGAATAA
- a CDS encoding cobalamin biosynthesis protein: protein MKTAIITFSKQGYCVAKILSKQQKADIFVHKKVEVSTSNVFSKIRDILPFIWEEFSQLIFIAPSGLVIRSISSLLKSKYSDPAVVVIDIGTRWVISLLSGHEGGANKLAYDVANILGCVPIITTSSEARKNILVGMGCRKGIKLEILKEALFLALEQVGEPLAKVRHIASIELKKTEPGLLALGKEFNIPILFLPKFFFQQCKFDYTPSTFVKEKIGVFGVAEPACLMSGHCPKLILEKTTWKGVSVALAKESCMCLE, encoded by the coding sequence ATGAAAACGGCAATTATTACCTTTTCAAAACAAGGTTATTGTGTAGCTAAAATTTTGTCTAAACAACAAAAAGCAGATATATTTGTTCATAAAAAAGTTGAAGTTAGTACTTCTAATGTGTTTTCAAAAATAAGGGATATTTTACCTTTTATCTGGGAAGAGTTTTCTCAACTTATTTTTATTGCACCTTCAGGGCTTGTTATTCGAAGTATTTCTTCTTTACTAAAGAGTAAGTACAGTGACCCTGCTGTAGTAGTAATAGACATTGGTACAAGGTGGGTAATTAGTTTGCTTTCTGGACATGAAGGGGGGGCTAATAAATTAGCATATGACGTGGCAAATATATTAGGTTGTGTGCCTATTATCACTACTAGCTCTGAGGCTAGAAAAAATATTTTAGTTGGTATGGGTTGCAGAAAGGGCATTAAACTAGAAATTTTAAAAGAAGCACTATTTTTGGCTTTAGAACAAGTAGGAGAGCCTTTGGCTAAGGTACGACATATTGCTAGTATAGAATTGAAAAAAACAGAGCCAGGCTTGCTAGCTTTGGGAAAAGAATTTAATATCCCTATCTTATTTTTGCCTAAGTTTTTTTTTCAACAATGCAAGTTTGATTACACTCCATCTACTTTTGTAAAAGAAAAAATAGGAGTTTTTGGAGTAGCAGAGCCCGCCTGTTTAATGAGTGGACATTGTCCCAAACTTATTTTGGAGAAGACAACATGGAAAGGTGTGAGCGTTGCGTTGGCAAAGGAAAGTTGTATGTGCTTGGAATAG
- a CDS encoding Smr/MutS family protein, whose amino-acid sequence MHNPFKKLPKDQFPEKREKPKIKESSLKEEDMDLFWQAVSDVKPLNKKGPEVVEKKPKSSFKKDKDSALEKFLNGNFEFKVEYTDEYLQGVVKGVNERILNKLRNGGFSVEAYLDLHGFTVDDANFTLLKFIRDNYLQNKRCLLVVTGRGINSPLGIGILKREVQNWLTREPLKRIVLAFCSALPRHGGAGAIYVLLRKYKKSRGKIIWERYLYPEKF is encoded by the coding sequence ATGCATAATCCATTTAAAAAATTACCCAAAGATCAATTTCCAGAAAAAAGAGAGAAACCTAAAATAAAGGAATCTTCTTTAAAAGAAGAAGATATGGATCTTTTTTGGCAAGCTGTATCTGATGTTAAACCTTTAAATAAAAAAGGTCCTGAGGTTGTTGAGAAAAAACCAAAATCAAGTTTTAAAAAGGATAAAGATTCTGCTTTAGAAAAGTTTTTAAATGGGAATTTTGAATTTAAAGTTGAATATACAGATGAATATTTGCAAGGAGTAGTTAAGGGGGTAAATGAAAGAATTTTAAATAAGTTGAGAAATGGTGGTTTTAGTGTAGAGGCATATTTAGATTTGCATGGTTTTACAGTTGATGATGCTAATTTTACACTACTTAAATTTATTCGAGATAATTATCTTCAGAATAAGCGTTGTTTATTGGTAGTTACAGGTAGAGGAATAAACTCTCCGTTGGGGATTGGAATATTAAAAAGAGAAGTCCAAAATTGGCTTACCAGAGAGCCGTTAAAGAGAATTGTTCTTGCCTTTTGCTCTGCCTTACCTAGGCACGGAGGTGCTGGAGCAATTTATGTGCTTTTAAGAAAATATAAAAAGAGCAGAGGAAAAATTATTTGGGAGCGATATCTGTATCCTGAAAAATTTTAA
- a CDS encoding class I SAM-dependent RNA methyltransferase — translation MDFLEVKIEKLIWRGRGLGRKANGQVVIVDPLVLPSETVRVKVYKAKKDHLLAIPVEILNSSKKRRIHPCVYASECGGCKFGSISVKLGTKLKLAILKDAFKRFDFLNYKDVPISTLPSPKGWRYRHRGQVFIHRHLPGFKKLGSHEFVPIKDCLLFTANLGKNLVKLARKKSDGRYSVISNGEDLAIEGDNKELKFFLPKIPLVFLFSAEHFFQANWKLNQTLIDLVCSILAQEEKIADLYAGAGNFSLPLAFYGKKVLALELNKNGVLLGEKTAKINNLGVNFKQVDLNRNFSCVEQFDPEAIVVDPPRMGAPALKKCVSHLKNLRKIVWISCDVVNSLRDLKPFIDVGFRLTKLYFLDMFPQTWHMEVIFVLEK, via the coding sequence ATGGATTTTTTAGAAGTAAAAATAGAAAAACTTATTTGGCGAGGGAGAGGATTAGGACGAAAAGCTAATGGACAGGTGGTTATTGTTGATCCATTGGTATTGCCTTCAGAAACAGTAAGGGTAAAAGTTTATAAAGCTAAAAAAGATCATCTTTTGGCTATACCTGTTGAGATTTTAAATTCTTCTAAAAAGAGAAGAATACACCCTTGTGTTTATGCTTCAGAGTGTGGAGGATGTAAGTTTGGTTCTATTTCTGTAAAATTGGGTACGAAATTGAAATTAGCTATTTTAAAGGATGCATTTAAACGTTTTGACTTCCTTAACTATAAGGATGTTCCTATTAGCACACTCCCATCACCTAAAGGTTGGAGATATAGGCATAGAGGACAGGTTTTTATCCATAGACACTTGCCTGGGTTTAAAAAATTAGGTTCTCATGAATTTGTACCTATAAAGGACTGCCTTCTTTTTACTGCAAATTTGGGGAAGAATTTAGTAAAATTAGCTCGAAAAAAATCAGATGGTCGTTATTCTGTTATTAGTAATGGAGAAGATCTGGCTATTGAAGGAGATAATAAGGAATTAAAATTTTTTCTTCCAAAAATACCACTTGTTTTTTTGTTTTCTGCTGAACATTTTTTTCAGGCAAATTGGAAGTTAAATCAAACATTAATAGATTTAGTTTGTTCTATTCTTGCTCAAGAAGAAAAAATAGCAGATCTTTATGCAGGGGCTGGGAATTTTTCTTTACCGTTAGCGTTTTATGGGAAGAAAGTATTAGCCCTAGAATTAAATAAAAATGGTGTTTTATTAGGTGAGAAGACTGCTAAGATAAATAATTTAGGGGTTAATTTTAAACAAGTTGACCTAAATAGAAATTTTTCTTGTGTAGAACAATTTGACCCAGAAGCAATTGTTGTTGATCCTCCACGAATGGGAGCTCCTGCGCTAAAAAAGTGTGTTTCTCATTTAAAAAATTTAAGAAAAATAGTTTGGATTTCATGTGATGTGGTGAACAGTTTAAGAGACTTAAAACCATTTATAGATGTTGGTTTTAGGTTAACAAAGCTATATTTTCTAGATATGTTTCCCCAAACTTGGCATATGGAAGTGATTTTTGTTTTAGAAAAATAG
- a CDS encoding TIGR00730 family Rossman fold protein, producing the protein MAAFSKQYLIDDLSHKDAWRLFRIMAEFVDGFENLNDLGPAISIFGSARVSPEDREYKLAYETAKKLAEAGYAVITGGGPGIMEAGNKGATEGGGVSVGLNIQLPFEQKPNDYATIKCEFKYFFVRKVMFIKYAMGYVVMPGGWGTLDELSEALVLTQTKRIKPFPIILVDKEFWSPLVDWFKEKLLKKSYIKEQDFDLFFLVDEPDEVVSIIKRLVIL; encoded by the coding sequence ATGGCAGCATTTTCTAAACAATATTTGATTGACGATTTATCCCATAAGGATGCTTGGCGTTTATTTAGAATTATGGCTGAATTTGTAGATGGATTTGAAAATTTGAACGATCTTGGACCTGCAATTTCTATTTTTGGTTCAGCCAGAGTTTCTCCTGAAGATAGAGAGTATAAATTGGCCTATGAAACAGCTAAAAAACTTGCTGAAGCTGGTTATGCAGTAATTACTGGTGGAGGCCCTGGTATTATGGAAGCAGGGAACAAAGGTGCTACAGAAGGAGGAGGAGTCTCTGTTGGCTTAAATATTCAGTTACCTTTTGAACAAAAGCCAAATGATTATGCTACTATCAAATGTGAATTTAAATATTTTTTTGTTCGAAAAGTGATGTTTATTAAATATGCTATGGGATATGTGGTCATGCCTGGTGGATGGGGTACCTTAGATGAATTAAGTGAAGCCTTGGTTCTTACACAGACAAAGAGAATTAAGCCTTTTCCAATTATTTTAGTGGATAAAGAATTTTGGAGCCCTTTGGTGGACTGGTTTAAAGAAAAATTGTTAAAGAAGAGTTATATTAAAGAGCAGGATTTTGATTTATTTTTTTTGGTTGATGAACCAGATGAAGTAGTTTCCATTATTAAGAGATTAGTAATATTGTAA
- a CDS encoding cobalt-precorrin-7 (C(5))-methyltransferase, with protein sequence MKLENKIVILGCGPGSPEYVLPVVRQKLFSLEVIVGSKRLLNLFPEFKGEKYESVSIKETLYFLDKARMHRLCGVLISGSPLYFSLASLIVNKFGQEACEIIPGISAADIGLAKLGLVGKRVHYFSVHGRRPDFGFDSLNNWEVVVIFLGKDWDWLEEVNVFSVSNFTWFFLENLTLPSERILKIKEDKLPQILNPSLLIGIREPL encoded by the coding sequence ATGAAATTAGAGAATAAAATAGTTATTTTGGGATGTGGGCCAGGTAGCCCTGAATATGTCTTGCCTGTGGTAAGACAAAAGTTGTTTTCATTAGAGGTGATAGTAGGAAGTAAACGCTTGCTTAATTTATTTCCTGAATTTAAAGGCGAGAAATACGAAAGTGTATCTATAAAAGAAACACTTTATTTTTTAGATAAAGCAAGAATGCATAGACTTTGTGGAGTATTAATTAGTGGGAGCCCTTTATATTTTAGTTTGGCTAGTTTAATTGTAAATAAATTTGGTCAAGAGGCCTGTGAGATTATTCCTGGAATCAGTGCTGCAGATATTGGACTAGCCAAATTAGGCTTGGTTGGGAAAAGAGTACATTATTTTAGTGTACATGGTCGAAGGCCAGATTTTGGCTTTGATAGCTTAAACAACTGGGAAGTTGTAGTTATTTTTTTAGGTAAGGACTGGGATTGGTTGGAAGAGGTAAATGTATTTAGCGTTTCTAATTTTACTTGGTTTTTTTTAGAAAATTTAACCTTGCCCTCAGAAAGAATATTGAAAATAAAAGAAGATAAACTGCCTCAAATATTAAATCCTTCCTTGCTTATTGGCATAAGAGAACCTTTATGA
- a CDS encoding sirohydrochlorin cobaltochelatase — translation MLKKCLVLVLGLCLFVGVSSICFASKHKHSPKPGILLVAFGTSYPDGKRAYSFFEKEVKKAFPGIEVRWAYTSSIIRHKLAKEGKNIPSPVKALAQMMSDGFTHVAVQSLHTIPGEEYEYLEQVVEGFSVMPKGFTKIVLGTPLLYSVHDIPKVADALLKNLPSLKKGWGIALMGHGTEHRANSYYAALQYALWLKNKKVFLGTVEGWPTIREVKQELKQHKIKDVYLMPFMSVAGDHAHNDLAGDESDSWKGILSKAGFKCHPILKGTGEMKEIVEIWIEHLKHAYAKLGLK, via the coding sequence ATGTTAAAAAAATGTTTAGTATTGGTTTTGGGGCTATGTTTATTTGTAGGCGTTAGTAGTATTTGTTTTGCTTCAAAACACAAACATTCTCCTAAACCAGGAATTTTGCTTGTTGCTTTTGGTACATCTTATCCTGATGGTAAAAGGGCTTATTCTTTTTTTGAAAAAGAGGTTAAAAAGGCATTTCCTGGTATTGAGGTAAGATGGGCCTATACTTCTTCTATTATTCGCCATAAATTAGCTAAAGAGGGGAAAAATATTCCTTCTCCTGTAAAAGCTTTGGCTCAGATGATGAGCGATGGGTTTACTCATGTAGCAGTCCAATCTCTACATACTATACCAGGAGAAGAATATGAATATCTGGAACAGGTAGTAGAAGGGTTTTCTGTAATGCCAAAGGGGTTTACTAAGATTGTTTTAGGGACACCTCTTCTTTATTCTGTTCACGATATTCCTAAGGTAGCAGATGCTTTATTAAAAAATTTACCTAGTTTAAAGAAGGGCTGGGGTATTGCCTTAATGGGGCATGGTACAGAACATAGAGCAAATAGTTATTATGCAGCTTTGCAATATGCGCTTTGGTTAAAAAACAAGAAAGTATTTTTGGGTACAGTAGAAGGCTGGCCTACGATTAGAGAGGTTAAGCAAGAGTTAAAGCAACATAAAATAAAAGATGTTTATTTGATGCCATTTATGTCAGTAGCTGGAGACCATGCTCATAATGATTTGGCAGGAGATGAGTCAGATTCTTGGAAGGGGATTTTAAGTAAGGCTGGATTCAAATGTCATCCTATCCTTAAAGGTACAGGAGAAATGAAGGAAATTGTAGAAATTTGGATTGAGCATTTAAAACACGCTTATGCTAAGTTGGGTTTAAAGTAA